In Lentibacillus amyloliquefaciens, one DNA window encodes the following:
- a CDS encoding LPD25 domain-containing protein gives MAKRKTLEQKKEEVKELTTKMNNAIDYYFESPEQMNELMAFMLKFYHYSPKNAALIRSQFEGAQAVGSYNFWKEKGFQVQKGEKALKVLVPNKTAPKFKTAEGKWKNMKYATEQEKNQIDKGELEQRKSRLYFSTGNVFDISQTNAKESDLPEIFPNKWMEGDVANYETMLGSMHRIGDKLDVTIGKPFDELGTAKGAFYHSVHDKNNGHIGLNPRNGELQNVKTLLHELAHAKLHNPKNEHYHSIPAEEKEFQAEMTAYAVASYFDIDTSDYSLRYLANWTQDKEMKDKAKLLADVRETAIEFIDEMEPDLVKARDKEQAQEKNMMLLEYGMNQVTDIKDISLQEMEAFAKENTNGDAFNKMQASEDLREEAYLKQFNKVFSGKYAVISKAIDEPQLLIHWSEAPELKDNTMYPFAEGNEKMEALEEKYRQETGYRKTRYHVVFPVNDHSNTLSVVSIPDRLDIGDGAYVHPYHHIRKMGEMTQEQQKMLDNAYRDRLIETERMELEELKILQQPEQVQNNYDDGLYWYEMCKRPVSLGCQPKGFVEFDDNEGRHGVVAYDRELTDKELNDFEMKEWDVKKAEEKIAYHVQEKEMGLGL, from the coding sequence ATGGCTAAACGTAAAACATTGGAACAAAAGAAGGAAGAAGTTAAGGAGCTGACAACGAAAATGAATAACGCCATTGATTATTATTTTGAGTCGCCGGAACAAATGAATGAGTTAATGGCGTTTATGTTGAAGTTTTATCATTATTCACCGAAGAATGCAGCGTTGATTCGCAGTCAATTTGAAGGTGCGCAGGCTGTCGGTAGCTATAACTTCTGGAAGGAAAAAGGCTTTCAAGTTCAAAAAGGTGAAAAAGCCCTTAAGGTATTAGTGCCAAACAAAACGGCACCGAAATTCAAAACAGCGGAAGGTAAGTGGAAGAACATGAAATATGCAACAGAGCAGGAAAAAAATCAAATTGATAAAGGGGAACTCGAACAACGTAAAAGCCGATTGTATTTTTCCACTGGCAATGTCTTTGATATAAGTCAGACGAATGCCAAAGAAAGTGATTTGCCAGAAATATTTCCGAATAAGTGGATGGAAGGCGATGTTGCCAATTATGAAACGATGCTGGGAAGTATGCATCGAATTGGCGATAAACTGGATGTCACAATTGGTAAGCCGTTTGACGAACTTGGTACAGCGAAAGGAGCCTTTTATCATAGCGTTCATGATAAGAATAACGGCCATATCGGCTTGAATCCACGAAACGGTGAACTGCAGAATGTCAAAACCTTATTGCATGAACTTGCCCATGCCAAACTGCATAACCCAAAGAATGAACATTATCATTCGATACCTGCAGAAGAGAAGGAATTTCAGGCAGAAATGACGGCATATGCGGTAGCATCTTATTTTGATATTGATACAAGTGATTATTCTCTTCGTTACTTGGCTAATTGGACACAGGATAAAGAGATGAAAGATAAAGCGAAGCTCTTGGCAGACGTACGTGAAACGGCCATTGAATTTATAGACGAGATGGAGCCAGATTTGGTGAAAGCGCGTGATAAGGAACAAGCGCAAGAAAAGAACATGATGTTACTGGAATATGGTATGAATCAGGTAACTGATATAAAGGATATATCTCTGCAGGAAATGGAGGCATTTGCCAAGGAGAATACAAATGGTGATGCATTTAACAAAATGCAAGCATCTGAGGATCTGAGGGAAGAGGCGTATCTGAAACAGTTTAATAAAGTATTTTCAGGTAAATATGCTGTCATCAGTAAAGCAATTGATGAACCGCAGTTATTGATTCATTGGTCGGAAGCACCCGAGCTAAAGGATAACACGATGTATCCTTTTGCAGAAGGTAATGAAAAGATGGAAGCATTGGAAGAGAAATATCGGCAAGAAACCGGTTATCGTAAAACACGATATCATGTGGTTTTTCCGGTGAACGATCATTCAAATACTCTAAGCGTTGTGAGTATACCGGACAGATTGGATATTGGTGATGGAGCATATGTCCATCCTTATCATCATATTCGGAAAATGGGAGAGATGACACAAGAGCAACAAAAAATGTTAGATAATGCTTATCGCGACCGTCTTATTGAAACAGAAAGAATGGAATTAGAGGAGTTGAAAATACTACAGCAACCAGAGCAGGTACAAAACAACTATGATGACGGCTTGTATTGGTATGAAATGTGTAAGCGGCCAGTATCGTTAGGATGTCAGCCGAAAGGGTTTGTTGAATTTGATGATAATGAAGGGAGACATGGAGTAGTTGCTTACGATAGGGAATTGACGGATAAAGAATTAAATGATTTTGAAATGAAGGAATGGGATGTAAAAAAAGCGGAGGAAAAGATAGCGTACCACGTCCAAGAAAAAGAGATGGGGTTGGGGTTGTAG
- a CDS encoding DUF4825 domain-containing protein: MFKFSSFLILIILIVSGCSKANGAGDMFKYKDSYVGDNSAVGNIANQLQGAEHLKGFELETKEKPYGVILNYDWSESEQNYKKAAVFNATFLFTLVQNADWITFNFDNQEYKITKENLQNWYGEDFSELKNKDDLKELAQKHLENEDKVNQLFE; this comes from the coding sequence ATGTTTAAATTCTCATCTTTTTTAATACTGATAATTTTGATTGTAAGCGGGTGTAGTAAAGCAAACGGAGCAGGAGATATGTTCAAATATAAGGACTCGTATGTCGGAGATAACAGTGCGGTAGGGAACATCGCAAATCAATTGCAAGGCGCGGAACATTTAAAAGGGTTCGAACTTGAAACAAAAGAGAAACCGTATGGAGTTATTTTAAATTACGATTGGTCGGAATCAGAACAAAACTATAAAAAAGCAGCGGTTTTTAACGCTACATTTTTATTTACTTTAGTTCAGAATGCAGATTGGATAACGTTTAATTTTGATAATCAGGAATACAAAATAACGAAAGAAAACCTGCAAAATTGGTATGGAGAAGATTTTAGTGAATTGAAAAATAAGGATGATCTGAAGGAACTTGCACAAAAACATCTGGAGAATGAAGATAAGGTGAATCAGTTATTTGAGTAA